The Sporomusa termitida genome has a window encoding:
- a CDS encoding ABC transporter ATP-binding protein: MTIALVDVRKAYNIGGSEVFALAGVNLTIPTGEFTAIMGPEGSGKSTLMNILGCRDRPTIGSYTLDGQEITALNDVALAATRNQKIGFVYQHFNLLPRMSALQNTTLPLIYAGVDKQERYERAEQALLTVGLGKNMRQRPHEMTGGQRQRVAIAQALVNNPSIILADEPTGNLDTKAGNEIIDVFSRLNQQGHTVVIVTNAAEIARRTGRVIHVCNGRILGEESV, from the coding sequence ATGACGATCGCCTTGGTAGATGTAAGGAAAGCATATAACATTGGTGGCAGTGAGGTATTTGCCCTGGCCGGGGTTAACCTGACCATCCCAACCGGGGAATTTACCGCGATTATGGGACCTGAGGGTTCGGGTAAATCAACACTTATGAATATCTTAGGCTGCCGGGACCGGCCGACCATTGGCTCCTATACCCTGGACGGCCAGGAAATCACAGCCCTGAACGATGTTGCATTAGCTGCCACCCGGAACCAGAAAATTGGTTTTGTGTATCAGCACTTTAACCTGTTGCCGCGCATGTCGGCTTTACAGAACACTACGCTGCCATTGATCTACGCCGGCGTTGATAAACAAGAACGCTACGAGCGGGCCGAACAGGCGCTGCTGACGGTAGGACTGGGTAAAAATATGCGGCAGCGCCCACATGAAATGACCGGCGGTCAACGACAGCGCGTGGCCATTGCTCAGGCACTTGTTAATAATCCGTCCATTATTCTGGCTGATGAACCGACCGGCAATCTGGATACTAAAGCAGGTAATGAAATTATTGATGTTTTTAGCCGTCTTAATCAGCAGGGCCACACCGTTGTCATCGTCACCAATGCCGCTGAGATTGCCCGGCGCACAGGCCGTGTTATTCATGTGTGCAATGGGCGTATTTTAGGGGAGGAGAGCGTGTGA
- the cobO gene encoding cob(I)yrinic acid a,c-diamide adenosyltransferase, protein MKERHGLIIVNTGNGKGKTTAALGLGMRAWGQGFKVLVLQFIKGNWKYGELQAAARMGEDFVIRQLGEGFVRHAKDDALADHKDAAADALLDAREEMFAGKWDMIILDEINYAIKYGLVPIAEVLALLAAKPQPLHLVLTGRDALPEIIDKADLVTEMKEIKHPYKKGILAQKGIEF, encoded by the coding sequence ATGAAAGAGCGCCACGGATTAATTATTGTAAACACCGGCAATGGTAAAGGAAAAACAACAGCGGCGTTAGGGCTGGGAATGCGGGCCTGGGGGCAGGGTTTTAAAGTACTTGTCTTACAATTTATTAAAGGCAATTGGAAATACGGCGAATTACAGGCTGCGGCGAGGATGGGGGAAGATTTTGTCATTCGTCAGTTAGGTGAGGGGTTTGTACGGCATGCTAAAGACGATGCGTTGGCCGATCATAAAGATGCGGCTGCAGACGCACTCCTTGACGCCAGGGAAGAAATGTTCGCCGGCAAGTGGGATATGATTATTCTGGATGAAATTAACTATGCTATTAAATACGGCCTGGTTCCGATAGCGGAAGTATTAGCACTGCTGGCAGCAAAACCCCAGCCGCTGCACCTTGTGCTCACCGGCCGGGATGCTCTGCCGGAAATTATTGATAAGGCTGATTTAGTTACAGAAATGAAAGAAATTAAGCATCCTTATAAAAAGGGAATACTTGCCCAAAAGGGGATAGAATTTTAG
- a CDS encoding flavodoxin: protein MKKLAVIYWSGTGNTEQMAVAVADGAKSNAGVSVELIAVNNANKNSVIEADAVALGCPSMGDEVLEETEMEPFVTTLQAAELTGKPLALFGSYGWGDGQWMRDWEERMKGLGAQLVADGLIVQESPDEQGLGQCKELGAKLAQAAVK, encoded by the coding sequence ATGAAAAAGCTAGCTGTTATTTATTGGAGTGGTACAGGGAATACTGAGCAAATGGCTGTGGCCGTAGCGGACGGTGCTAAAAGCAATGCCGGGGTTAGTGTTGAATTAATTGCTGTCAATAATGCGAATAAAAATAGTGTTATTGAAGCCGATGCCGTTGCTTTAGGCTGCCCGTCCATGGGGGATGAGGTGCTGGAAGAGACTGAAATGGAGCCATTTGTAACAACCTTACAGGCCGCTGAGTTAACCGGCAAGCCGCTGGCTTTATTTGGTTCCTACGGCTGGGGCGACGGACAGTGGATGCGGGATTGGGAAGAAAGAATGAAGGGTCTTGGGGCGCAGTTGGTCGCAGACGGCTTGATTGTTCAGGAAAGTCCTGATGAACAGGGGCTTGGCCAGTGCAAAGAGCTGGGGGCAAAATTAGCCCAGGCGGCAGTAAAATAA
- a CDS encoding ABC transporter substrate-binding protein: MKRRAATGLLIAILSYIFLLTTGCGNSPREQTPPPLGGYSVTDSHGYVAKLAHKPQRLVSLTIGTDEMLTGLVPAERIAALTYLADDSSISNISETAKQVPGKIRANAESVVAMSPDLVITADWQAIELIQSIRDVGIAVYVYKTPNNIAEVKQVISELAHVVGEEAAGARIIADMEAELLATGRIIEQVPPDKRQVVVNYSLMGGMGGKGSMFEDLCRYAGVIDGAASVGLNKDGLLAKEQIIKINPDILLTPDWDYTGKTDFKQFATDLENDLALRQIKAIANKKLVQIPDRYVYSTSQYIVYGVSRMAKAAYPQYF, from the coding sequence ATGAAGCGTCGGGCAGCTACCGGCCTATTGATAGCAATTCTAAGTTATATTTTTTTGCTTACTACCGGCTGTGGCAACAGTCCCAGGGAGCAGACCCCACCGCCGCTTGGGGGCTACAGCGTGACAGATAGTCACGGGTATGTTGCCAAACTGGCCCATAAACCGCAGCGGCTAGTGTCTTTAACCATTGGTACAGATGAAATGCTGACAGGACTTGTGCCAGCTGAGCGGATTGCAGCCCTGACATATTTAGCGGATGACAGCAGTATTTCCAATATTTCCGAAACTGCTAAGCAGGTTCCAGGCAAGATACGCGCTAATGCCGAAAGTGTGGTGGCCATGTCGCCTGATTTGGTTATCACGGCCGATTGGCAGGCTATTGAGCTTATTCAAAGCATAAGAGATGTTGGCATTGCTGTATATGTATATAAAACACCGAATAATATTGCCGAAGTTAAGCAGGTAATCAGTGAACTTGCCCATGTTGTCGGTGAGGAAGCGGCAGGAGCCAGAATTATAGCCGATATGGAGGCCGAGCTTCTGGCGACCGGCAGGATAATCGAGCAGGTGCCGCCTGATAAGCGGCAGGTTGTTGTTAACTATTCCTTAATGGGCGGTATGGGGGGGAAAGGCAGTATGTTTGAGGATCTGTGCCGGTATGCCGGTGTCATCGATGGTGCGGCCAGTGTAGGGCTTAACAAAGACGGTCTGCTAGCCAAAGAACAGATTATTAAAATAAACCCGGACATTCTTCTGACCCCGGACTGGGATTACACCGGTAAAACAGATTTTAAGCAGTTTGCCACTGATTTAGAGAATGATCTGGCATTACGGCAGATAAAAGCTATCGCCAACAAGAAGCTTGTTCAGATTCCTGACCGCTATGTATATTCTACATCGCAATACATAGTTTACGGGGTTTCCAGGATGGCTAAGGCCGCCTATCCGCAATACTTCTGA
- a CDS encoding energy-coupling factor transporter transmembrane component T family protein — MSVRDVWEATPGDTLVHKLDVRTKVVLLAGFAVAVILIDSPRTLYLLFCLTLALHILARSSVPRWRILIIFVLLGLWGSMVSQALFYSREPRTIVACLIPPSLPVLGTLTGGVFVYREGLEYGAVQALRSASMLSLGLLLSWTSDPRQLLKSFVSWRMPYELAFMLISGLRFLPVIFQETAVVLTAQRLRGFEPLKALVPRRLIQTAFQTLFPILARTLRRAATLAASVESRGFGREARVTEIKQWPASEQRLCLGVFTAIILLLGLKILDVLQFNGLFFIPAWRDLYDVMKVWM, encoded by the coding sequence ATGTCCGTCAGGGATGTCTGGGAAGCAACGCCGGGTGATACCCTGGTGCATAAACTTGATGTCCGGACTAAAGTAGTGTTGTTAGCCGGGTTTGCAGTAGCCGTGATCCTGATTGACAGTCCCCGTACCTTATATTTGTTGTTTTGCCTGACATTGGCCCTGCACATCCTGGCCCGGTCAAGCGTGCCGCGGTGGCGGATCCTGATTATTTTTGTCCTGCTGGGTTTATGGGGATCAATGGTCAGTCAGGCGTTGTTTTATTCCCGCGAGCCAAGAACCATTGTGGCGTGCCTTATACCGCCGTCCCTGCCGGTGCTCGGGACTTTGACCGGCGGCGTGTTTGTCTACCGCGAGGGACTGGAGTATGGCGCCGTCCAGGCATTGCGCTCGGCGAGTATGCTGTCGTTGGGGTTGCTGTTGAGCTGGACGTCAGATCCCCGGCAGTTGCTTAAGAGTTTTGTCTCCTGGAGAATGCCGTATGAGCTGGCCTTTATGCTGATCAGCGGCCTGCGTTTTCTGCCGGTTATTTTTCAGGAAACTGCCGTTGTCCTGACTGCCCAGCGGCTGCGGGGGTTTGAGCCGTTAAAGGCATTAGTGCCCCGCCGGCTGATTCAAACTGCCTTTCAGACCCTCTTTCCGATTCTGGCGAGGACGCTGCGGCGGGCAGCAACCCTGGCGGCCTCGGTTGAAAGCCGTGGTTTCGGACGGGAAGCGCGGGTTACGGAAATAAAGCAGTGGCCGGCAAGTGAACAGAGGTTATGTCTGGGGGTTTTTACCGCAATTATCCTTCTGCTGGGACTAAAAATTCTGGATGTGTTGCAGTTTAACGGCCTGTTTTTTATTCCGGCCTGGCGTGACCTGTATGATGTAATGAAAGTATGGATGTGA
- a CDS encoding methyl-accepting chemotaxis protein has translation MEAARAGDHGRGFAVVAEEIRKMAVNSSNSVKDIAGILKTIQHDTSYVVDTLAKTAELGTLQAAATSEISVSMQQLASTAGDVQRVAETV, from the coding sequence ATTGAGGCGGCCAGAGCCGGCGATCATGGCCGGGGTTTCGCTGTGGTCGCTGAAGAAATCCGCAAGATGGCTGTTAATAGCAGCAATTCGGTCAAAGATATTGCCGGCATTTTAAAAACAATTCAGCATGATACCAGTTATGTTGTTGACACATTAGCCAAAACTGCCGAGCTGGGCACCCTTCAGGCAGCAGCCACCAGTGAGATTTCAGTATCAATGCAGCAATTAGCCTCAACCGCCGGGGACGTGCAAAGGGTGGCTGAGACGGTTTAG
- a CDS encoding HD-GYP domain-containing protein translates to MQMFEWAACMDFSEREMQKSLTCGMVHDIGKLCLSSTILNKAEPLSEHEETMVKFHPLYGEAILNAMGLAEISRVIRYHRDRYDGCGSPDGLKEAELPFLSRMLAVCDAFDEMTNRRQETSRNLNTQQALQAIKRCAGTRFDPWLCQQFNSYMERIEATRDEYLS, encoded by the coding sequence ATGCAAATGTTTGAATGGGCAGCCTGTATGGATTTTTCTGAGCGGGAAATGCAAAAATCCCTGACCTGCGGCATGGTGCATGATATCGGGAAGCTATGCTTATCCAGTACAATCCTGAACAAAGCTGAACCATTATCAGAGCATGAAGAAACGATGGTTAAATTCCATCCTCTCTATGGTGAAGCAATCCTGAATGCCATGGGGTTAGCGGAAATCAGCCGGGTTATTCGCTATCACCGTGACCGCTATGATGGCTGTGGATCACCGGACGGTCTTAAAGAAGCCGAACTTCCCTTTTTAAGCCGAATGCTTGCTGTTTGTGATGCCTTTGACGAAATGACAAACAGACGGCAGGAAACTAGCCGGAATTTAAATACTCAGCAGGCTTTGCAGGCAATAAAACGCTGTGCCGGTACCCGGTTTGATCCTTGGTTGTGTCAGCAATTTAACAGTTATATGGAAAGAATAGAAGCAACAAGGGATGAGTATCTTAGCTGA
- a CDS encoding ABC transporter ATP-binding protein/permease, whose product MINSAAKTNGNLIRVLLSYWWSSASLQAWALTCALIICTGLIVLLTMQLNSWQVGFYTNLQQLSYPGFTTSLTQFIILSLVLVAASGSQTHFKMMLQIRWRQWITDKYISLWLHNQTYFRMSVHPDPVDNPDQRIGEDINLFVTHSLELATGFLRQIISLTVFAAVLWHLSGEITVSLAGTEFILPGYLVLAALIYSACGTWITVQAGHPLMRQSNVQQSNEADFRYCLIRLQEYGECVALYKGDQQEKVNLMQHLARIVATYLSIIKTTRTITWISSIYSQLSIVFAFLIASPRYFNGELLLGQLFEISGAYWYVHSALSYLIDSFGKIAQWQAVTDRLREFYTQLAASHRETKPRPAVFTSNKYKTVAMKNLTVLSPAGQILINNLTLELKPGESILITGPSGCGKTTLLKTLSGIWPFFAGKITLPPAEKMLFLPQKPYLPIGSLRKAILYPHSLTNVPNLTLKELLTICGLCSLQQHLDREADWSRLLSMGELQRLSIARAILHQPEWLFLDETTSCIDTRMEQAMYRTLKEKLPQTAFISIGHRGTLKAYHRWILHLEETGLWHCSDQLSAAGTGTWFANYS is encoded by the coding sequence ATGATCAACTCTGCCGCCAAAACCAATGGCAATTTAATAAGAGTATTGTTGTCCTATTGGTGGTCATCAGCAAGCTTACAGGCTTGGGCTCTAACCTGTGCACTTATTATTTGTACCGGGCTGATCGTTTTATTAACTATGCAGCTTAACAGCTGGCAGGTAGGCTTTTATACAAACTTGCAACAACTCAGTTATCCCGGCTTTACAACCTCTTTAACACAATTTATTATTCTGTCGCTGGTATTGGTTGCAGCTTCAGGCAGCCAGACGCATTTTAAAATGATGCTGCAGATACGCTGGCGTCAGTGGATAACAGATAAATATATTAGCTTGTGGCTGCATAACCAAACCTATTTTCGTATGAGTGTACACCCTGATCCTGTTGACAACCCGGATCAGCGAATTGGCGAAGATATTAATTTGTTTGTCACTCACTCCTTAGAACTGGCAACAGGCTTTTTGCGTCAGATTATATCGCTCACAGTATTCGCCGCTGTATTGTGGCATTTGTCCGGTGAGATCACCGTTTCCCTGGCCGGCACTGAATTTATTCTTCCCGGTTATCTGGTTTTAGCAGCCTTAATTTATTCTGCGTGCGGGACATGGATCACCGTGCAGGCAGGCCACCCGCTGATGAGGCAAAGTAATGTTCAGCAAAGCAATGAGGCTGATTTCCGCTATTGCCTAATCCGTCTGCAGGAATATGGTGAATGTGTTGCCCTCTATAAAGGGGATCAGCAGGAAAAAGTTAATTTAATGCAGCACCTGGCCCGGATTGTTGCTACTTATCTGTCTATAATTAAAACGACCAGAACAATTACCTGGATATCATCAATTTATTCCCAGTTATCCATCGTTTTTGCCTTCCTGATTGCCTCGCCCCGGTATTTCAATGGCGAATTACTGCTTGGCCAATTATTTGAGATATCAGGCGCATACTGGTATGTGCACTCTGCCCTTTCGTACCTGATCGACAGCTTTGGTAAAATAGCGCAGTGGCAGGCAGTCACGGACCGCTTAAGAGAATTCTACACCCAGCTGGCTGCCAGTCATAGGGAAACCAAACCACGACCGGCAGTCTTTACATCAAACAAGTATAAAACTGTTGCGATGAAAAACCTTACAGTATTATCGCCCGCAGGTCAGATTTTAATAAACAATTTGACACTGGAGCTAAAACCGGGAGAAAGCATTCTTATTACCGGCCCTTCCGGCTGTGGGAAAACCACATTACTAAAGACATTGTCAGGCATATGGCCGTTTTTTGCTGGGAAAATCACTTTACCGCCAGCAGAAAAAATGCTGTTTCTGCCCCAAAAACCCTACTTACCTATTGGTTCACTCCGCAAAGCTATTTTATACCCGCACAGCCTGACAAATGTACCTAACCTGACACTCAAGGAACTGCTGACAATTTGTGGTTTATGCTCACTGCAGCAACACCTGGACCGGGAAGCAGACTGGTCAAGACTACTTTCCATGGGTGAGCTTCAGCGGCTTTCCATTGCCCGGGCCATACTGCATCAGCCTGAATGGCTGTTTCTCGATGAAACAACCTCCTGTATTGATACCAGAATGGAGCAGGCTATGTATCGGACTCTCAAAGAAAAACTACCGCAAACAGCTTTCATCAGTATCGGCCACCGGGGCACCCTGAAAGCCTATCACCGGTGGATATTACATTTAGAAGAAACCGGCTTATGGCATTGTTCTGACCAACTATCAGCAGCAGGTACCGGGACGTGGTTCGCTAACTACAGCTAA
- a CDS encoding sigma-54 interaction domain-containing protein: protein MMRKKKAERVMRLPRKSRKAGHNYQFSKQNLDRLFDMLPNPIFVTDRHGNVLLSNSTTALTMDMSVDQLLKSNVRDLVSNGYYTKSYALEAAEKKCVIKGELTTKLNFKQLSTSTPILDEDGNVILVLTTGRSIDPGNMCSSPEKRELLNRRKREVEYLRSYVLDRDTVVAESKSMRQLLLQAHTVAQTDSTVVLHGETGTGKEILAKYLHRHSKRAGEAFIAVNCATLPEHLVESELFGYEKGAFTGASADGKIGLFEAAHRGTLFLDEIAEMPLSLQSKLLRVLETYEVRRLGSHVNRKLDFRLIAATHKDLHKMTVDGTFRTDLFYRLNVIPLQLPPLRDRPEDIVALSFKFFEDFKKKYGPEVQLMPDTLSSLQKYNWPGNVRELRNVVERLVISSLQNYPSEQLLDDNKVYELGSQYDPFRLAGLNGTLKQVTRAVEERYIYQVLNECGGRMGEAAERLGIYRTVLYRKLKSFEKERNEKN from the coding sequence ATGATGCGAAAGAAAAAAGCAGAGAGGGTGATGCGATTGCCGCGTAAATCCCGGAAAGCAGGGCATAATTATCAGTTTTCCAAACAGAATCTAGACCGCCTTTTTGATATGCTACCCAATCCGATATTTGTAACTGACAGGCATGGCAATGTGCTGCTCTCTAATTCTACGACTGCATTGACAATGGACATGTCGGTGGATCAGCTGTTAAAATCCAATGTGCGCGACCTTGTCAGCAATGGCTATTATACTAAATCCTATGCACTGGAAGCAGCGGAAAAAAAATGTGTGATTAAAGGGGAACTAACCACCAAACTTAATTTTAAGCAGCTTTCAACAAGTACACCGATCCTGGATGAGGATGGAAATGTTATCCTGGTGCTCACAACCGGGAGATCGATTGATCCTGGCAATATGTGCAGCAGCCCGGAAAAACGTGAACTGCTTAATCGCCGCAAGCGCGAGGTTGAGTATTTGCGCAGCTATGTCCTGGACAGGGATACTGTGGTCGCCGAAAGCAAGTCTATGCGCCAGCTGTTGCTGCAGGCCCATACTGTCGCCCAGACCGACAGTACTGTTGTCCTGCATGGTGAGACAGGTACAGGCAAGGAAATCCTGGCTAAGTACCTGCACCGGCACAGCAAACGGGCCGGTGAGGCGTTTATTGCCGTTAATTGTGCCACTTTGCCTGAACATCTGGTGGAATCGGAGCTGTTTGGTTATGAAAAAGGGGCGTTTACCGGGGCCAGTGCAGACGGAAAAATAGGCTTATTCGAAGCTGCCCATCGCGGTACCCTGTTTCTGGATGAGATTGCCGAAATGCCACTGTCCCTTCAGTCGAAGCTGCTGCGGGTTTTGGAGACATACGAAGTAAGGCGTCTGGGCAGTCACGTGAACCGGAAGCTGGATTTCAGGCTGATTGCGGCAACCCATAAGGATTTGCACAAGATGACTGTTGATGGGACTTTTCGAACGGACTTGTTTTATCGTCTTAATGTTATTCCCCTGCAGCTGCCACCGCTTAGAGACAGACCGGAAGACATTGTGGCGTTGTCTTTTAAGTTCTTTGAGGATTTTAAAAAAAAATACGGACCGGAAGTCCAACTGATGCCTGATACCTTAAGTTCGTTGCAAAAATACAACTGGCCGGGTAATGTCCGTGAATTAAGAAATGTGGTTGAACGGCTGGTTATCAGCAGCCTGCAGAATTATCCCTCAGAACAGCTGCTGGATGACAATAAGGTTTATGAGTTGGGCTCTCAATATGATCCGTTCCGGTTAGCCGGACTGAATGGCACCCTGAAGCAAGTAACGCGGGCTGTGGAAGAACGGTACATATATCAGGTGCTGAATGAGTGCGGGGGCCGGATGGGGGAAGCGGCTGAACGGCTAGGCATTTACCGGACGGTATTGTACCGGAAATTAAAGTCTTTTGAGAAAGAGAGAAACGAAAAAAATTAG
- a CDS encoding PQQ-binding-like beta-propeller repeat protein codes for MKKLQTAGFILLFLVTLYLLASHIFDNAASGPALSSRQTGTQTGAFVQVADISLGKVEVHNFQRMGFTKGFIKFSPDSRNLAIGTENGELMLLNLKGQVLWRKNMGLGKLSALEFSPDNRYLYIGETSQQGYLLCINREDGREIWRQSSVGELGVNIQDKTYPGIIAVRSDANGMVYAVGQRYIRYADGRNEYRGRIYKFNAAGVRQAIFPVDHNLDAWVSWVSVDAGGSRAAFGTANWDEGSTNRYTDSMYCLDGALRQILWSTEIPPAPPYQNTTMRSSPEFAPSGRHVAGVASDGRCFLYDGQGHELWFRTISQPQKVGGVYINAVGNYVHLTEEHAAFTTGNTYNRANWQLPTPVEHPGSNSVFVFDLSGKLVSRYKLGGMVEQISGTEQTMAIAIGRNVRSRDVGVHGLYLLSLPDARLLDYAATTGPCVGSAISPDGRYAAGVEAPLQLDDGQVIGAYRLLLLQRN; via the coding sequence ATGAAAAAGCTGCAAACCGCGGGCTTTATTTTACTGTTCCTGGTAACCTTATACCTTTTGGCAAGCCATATTTTTGATAATGCTGCTTCCGGGCCGGCGTTATCATCCAGGCAGACCGGGACACAAACCGGTGCTTTTGTACAAGTGGCCGACATTTCGCTGGGAAAAGTAGAAGTACATAATTTTCAGAGGATGGGTTTCACGAAAGGGTTTATCAAGTTTTCACCAGATAGCCGGAATTTGGCCATTGGCACTGAGAACGGTGAACTGATGCTGCTCAATCTCAAGGGACAGGTACTGTGGCGCAAAAATATGGGATTAGGTAAGTTATCGGCCTTGGAATTCTCGCCGGACAACCGGTATTTGTATATTGGCGAAACCAGTCAACAGGGATACCTGCTGTGCATAAACCGGGAGGATGGCCGGGAAATCTGGCGGCAGTCCAGTGTCGGCGAACTGGGGGTCAATATTCAGGATAAAACCTATCCTGGTATTATCGCTGTCAGGAGTGATGCGAACGGGATGGTGTACGCAGTCGGGCAGCGTTATATCCGTTATGCCGACGGGCGAAATGAGTACCGGGGCCGCATTTATAAATTTAATGCCGCAGGGGTGCGGCAGGCAATTTTTCCGGTTGACCACAATCTGGACGCCTGGGTCAGCTGGGTAAGCGTCGATGCCGGCGGCAGCAGGGCAGCCTTTGGTACGGCAAATTGGGACGAGGGCTCAACTAACCGCTATACAGACAGCATGTACTGCCTGGACGGGGCATTGCGGCAAATTCTGTGGAGTACAGAGATTCCCCCGGCTCCGCCCTATCAGAACACAACCATGCGCAGCAGCCCGGAGTTTGCGCCCAGCGGCAGGCATGTTGCCGGTGTGGCCAGCGATGGCCGGTGTTTTTTGTATGACGGCCAAGGCCATGAATTGTGGTTCCGAACCATCAGCCAGCCGCAGAAAGTAGGCGGGGTGTATATAAATGCTGTCGGTAATTATGTGCATCTTACCGAAGAGCATGCTGCGTTTACAACAGGCAATACCTACAACCGGGCTAACTGGCAGCTGCCGACACCGGTAGAACATCCAGGCTCTAACAGTGTATTTGTTTTCGATCTGTCAGGCAAGCTTGTCAGTCGTTATAAACTGGGCGGCATGGTCGAGCAAATCAGTGGCACAGAACAGACAATGGCCATTGCTATCGGCCGTAATGTCCGGTCCCGGGATGTCGGGGTGCATGGTTTGTATCTTTTATCCCTGCCTGACGCCCGGCTGCTTGATTATGCTGCTACTACCGGCCCTTGCGTAGGGTCGGCCATCAGTCCGGACGGACGTTATGCTGCGGGGGTGGAAGCCCCATTGCAGTTAGATGATGGTCAGGTCATAGGTGCATATCGTTTGTTATTGTTGCAAAGAAATTAG
- a CDS encoding uroporphyrinogen decarboxylase family protein — MADVMTAEERMVATINLEPVDRVVCAPIIEQYAGQFVGMPNKEFLWDWDKAQDAMQKVWEAFPVWDSNAYMLHGRIGPVATKCGPGRFKMPGVELEDNAQYQIHEYEAMTREDYPLLKEKGWAEFRMIFLERAHQVSREEVVKGMQEMARLRQDEIDRSLARGQSMTWGAIMGTIPFDALSIVRSMDRFYKDMFQIGDQIEELLWIVNDAVIAGSEAAVKATGVNRVFVGGVRGSGQFIGKKHFERFVWPQLKVMVNRLVEKNIVPILHFDADWTKNLEYFLDLPKGKFVLELDSATDIFKAHEILKGHCSIKGDVSASLFTVAAPSELDEYAKKLINTFRNGEGLMYSSGCNLPMNAKHENVKAFFDAVEKYGRYN; from the coding sequence ATGGCTGATGTAATGACAGCAGAAGAAAGAATGGTAGCAACAATTAATCTTGAACCGGTGGACCGGGTGGTCTGTGCACCGATCATCGAACAATATGCCGGCCAGTTTGTAGGGATGCCCAACAAAGAATTTCTCTGGGATTGGGATAAGGCCCAGGACGCTATGCAAAAAGTCTGGGAGGCTTTTCCCGTTTGGGACAGCAATGCATATATGCTGCACGGACGGATTGGGCCGGTGGCGACTAAATGCGGCCCGGGGCGTTTCAAGATGCCGGGGGTGGAGCTGGAGGATAATGCCCAGTATCAGATCCATGAATACGAAGCAATGACCCGCGAGGACTATCCTCTGCTCAAAGAAAAGGGCTGGGCGGAATTCCGGATGATATTTTTGGAGCGGGCCCATCAGGTCAGCCGGGAAGAAGTAGTAAAGGGCATGCAGGAAATGGCCCGGCTGCGTCAGGATGAGATTGACCGTTCCCTGGCCCGCGGGCAGAGTATGACCTGGGGGGCAATTATGGGGACGATTCCCTTTGATGCCCTGTCGATAGTCCGTTCAATGGACCGGTTTTATAAGGATATGTTCCAAATCGGCGACCAAATAGAAGAATTATTGTGGATTGTCAATGATGCTGTTATTGCCGGCAGTGAAGCTGCTGTGAAAGCAACCGGCGTCAACCGGGTATTTGTCGGCGGGGTCAGGGGTTCGGGGCAATTCATCGGCAAGAAACATTTTGAACGGTTTGTCTGGCCGCAGCTTAAAGTGATGGTAAATCGTCTGGTAGAAAAAAACATTGTTCCTATCCTCCATTTTGATGCCGACTGGACAAAAAATCTGGAATACTTCCTGGATTTGCCGAAAGGAAAGTTTGTGCTTGAACTGGACAGTGCCACCGATATTTTTAAAGCTCACGAAATCCTGAAAGGCCACTGCTCAATTAAGGGGGATGTAAGTGCGTCATTATTTACGGTGGCTGCCCCGAGTGAACTGGATGAGTATGCGAAAAAGCTGATTAATACCTTCCGCAACGGTGAAGGGCTGATGTACTCATCAGGCTGCAACCTGCCAATGAATGCCAAACATGAAAATGTTAAAGCCTTCTTTGATGCTGTGGAGAAATACGGAAGATATAATTAG